Part of the Lotus japonicus ecotype B-129 chromosome 6, LjGifu_v1.2 genome, aaggttaactgaattccttgtaagcaatggttacagtaagggtggaattgataaaactctgtttgtgaagaatgacaaaggtaagctcatgatagcacagatttatgtggacgacattgtctttggaggaatgtcgaactcaatggtggagcatttcgtccgacaaatgaaatctgaatttgagatgagcctagttggtgaattgaactattttctaggactacaagtgaaacaaatggaggattctatgttcatatcacagagtaagtatgctaaagggctagtcaagaagtttggccttgagaaggctggtcacaagagaactcctgctgctacacacatcaaactttccaaggatgaacagggggaagatgttgatcaaagtctctatagaagcatgattggtagcttgttgtatctcactgctagcagaccataCATCACTTTTGCTGTCGGAGTTTGTGCTAGGTATTAGGCAGCTCCAAAAgccagtcatctgctacaagtcaagagaattatcaagtacatcaatggcacaagtgactatggtattctctatactcatgatacaaattcctctttagttggattctgtgatgcagattgggcaggtagtgcagatgatcgaaagagcacatccggtggatgtttcttcctagggaataatttgatttcatggtttagcaagaagcagaattgtgtctcgttgtctacagctgaagcagaatatattgcagcaggaagtagttgtacacaactcatgtggatgaagcaaatgctaaaggagtatgatgttgaacaggatgtcatgacattgtactgcgacaatctcagtgcgattaatatttctaagaatcccatacaacatagcaggaccaagcatattgacattagacatcattttattagagacttggtggaagataaaattgttaatttggatcatgttacaactgacaagcaattggctgatattttcacaaaaccccttgatgcaatcacttttgaaaaattaagaggaagtctagggatttgtctttctgatgcatagcaattagcatgccccagtgtgttaacggctagtttattcttggtcatcactaactgccgttgtgacatcagcagagagaaagttatttcatggttcacttatcctataactacctccaacgggcaaattgtgttctctcaaccgcttgtgcatctatcttcttccagtcatatcatctctcatttgcaattctatttcgttgttctgtactctgtttgtatttgctttcgattcatcatgtctcaaagttcaggaaagaaggaatctgtcaaggccaagattgaaagaactgctaaaggagtcaagtgtatgggtttgaagagtgattcttctcaaccatcttctgtgcCCAAgaaagctctcaagaagatgagatcaagaaacccaacgtgtaaggtctacaaatcacaggtcaagaatagcaaagctctgaatgttcctatccttgaggatgttcctgacgaagaggaaatcaatgatgaaaattctcctgtgaaatcgccccctgatgttgtgcctgatgttgagacatctgggtctaaggaaagttctgctcaagaaaattctagaaaggattccacttctcatgaagattcaggtggtgctacccagcctgatatctctgtaTCATCCTCTTCTAAGGATGCTGATTCAAAGAATGATAACTCTACGGGtatcaattctgaagagccaatccaGGCTTCAACctctgttcaggacatctctgatgatgcttctgatgatgttcctctgactgagacttttgctgatagtgttgctgcgaggatgaagaagaaaagaaggatttcttctcctgaaatcactcctactccatcaaagaaatccagacaggccagtgtgaagattaagggaaagcaaaaggaagaaaagactcccactgagaagaagaagaggaagatttcagttgaagttgaagactcagggtcagatgttgaagtcggtgtccaggacattcgatcttctgagaaaaagaagttttctggtaagcgtattcctcagaatgttcctgctgttcctattgatagagtgtctttccacttagaagagaatgttcagaagtggaagtttgtttgcaagaggagaatggccaaggaaagggaagttggttttgatgttcttgaatgcagagatgtaattgctctaattgagaaagcaggtctgatgaagactattcagaatgttggaaggtgctatgagaagcttgtgagagagttcttggtgaatctctctgttgatgtaggACTTCCTGAcagtgcagaattcaggaaagtctatgtgagggctgaatgtgtgatgtttTCACCTGCTGttatcaatcaagcacttggcagaagtgctattgaatttgttgatgaagaagtgtccatggatgatgttgccaaggagcttactgcaggtcatgtgaagaagtggcccagcaagaagttgttgtctactggaaatctcagtgtgaagtatgctattcttaacaggattggtgctgtgaattgggttcctactcagcatacctctggtgtttctgcaacgctttccaagttgatctacaggattggcaagtctattgcttcTGATTTTGGAACTTTCGTGTTTGAGcaaacattgaagcatgctgatacttgtgctgtgaagctgcctgtgtcatttccttcacttcttactgagatcattctgaagcaacatcctcagattctcagtgtaaggcccaagttttaacgctttggataagtgaataaaataaaagagtttatttgattaagataaatttgtgaaggaaaaaggttcaggaaaagtccaagaatttatcgaaaaaccgaaagagttatagcacgactaacatacgcttaatcctaggtcaaaggtatcagtgaatagttaatttacgctttaggacacgatggaaactaattccataaatcctcagagaaatgttagaacttctcttttccgtccttaaacaaccatttcgatgcgaaatcctggaaagtacgaacgtcaaattccaattctcggaagtttgccgaaacggaatccctgatagttcgagaaaacctaagatcgacagacgatgagctgcaaaagaagattccacccgcgttctcctatttctctcgtcattcccaatctttcttcagaaggaagttttctcatccgacgatcactgcaaaaagtagtttttcgggataatccgacttacaccgacttatgccgattttggaatcttttggtttaattccaagaatcctgttttgagttctggaattctgtcgccagaacctatcttagaatgcgcagaggaacgcgcaggaaaaatcggaatcgcaaaaaaatcatttttccgttttttccaaaacctataaatagctcgaaaattagattttttgagaaaaaaacccatttcccctcccccaaaaccgcgagcttctagagagagagagagatccggatcttcgtcgtttcttgcccgtttgcttcaccgatcgtcactaatcgaagacctcgaggtaggtaatctatactctccttcgaatcgtcgtttctgtccacttctcctgcgactttctgagttcaaaattttgaggtttttgaaaaactgttcaaatcagctgatttcagcgtctaaacttcttccctgcatgctcctgagcgtgttctgcggattagattttgtcaaatgtcgacgaaatgccgccgggatcaatttctaccttaaatacccatttttcggcaaagtcgcaacctttacgctctaatctatcgacttggcttagtgctagtaggatttgtcgtcataaacgtcgttgtggacgtccccatccaatttgtttttcaaaaatccaattttgaaattttgagctaaaaataatgaccaaactacccctatatcagttttcgatccgaaaatttttccgagcttagaaccgtcttagttacggcttatgttaacctaggaaccaagtttgatcgaagaaaaatcgaccctcccaattaaggaaagtggccgagagctataccaaggggggaggaaatccgactttttcgaaaacttgtcttaacgcgttagattgtcgtaccacagagtttgtaatgtaccgtgtaaccctaggacttattgcttgctgagtttctgactcaatgtgttgatttctgtgattttggcttaagtttcttttgaggagtttcctggagatcaaggcgaggaacgtgaaggaggttgtgaggaaaacgctggaggagttacaagtgagggctactctctgaattactagataatgctttaggtgtcgatgaaattcgacttgatttatgtgttatgcacctaattgctaaatgtctgaaatgatttctgaggcttcggccgaacttgttgagtacttgatgccatgatattgtgtgctaaatgattcacatgctatgtgctacatggttaacttaggatgtgttggaatatgctgtttatgcctattggttaagctgtttcattgatgctattccactcgtgcctatgtttctggaaagtgaggattacgggcaagtcatgccgaatttttatgagattttgagagagtttgaaaggacgaacgaagttcggaccttgttatattttaatggatcgagaccttctcagaaattaattgggattatgggatccctgaaactcataggaagtatcataagactaaacgaaatctattttctcaaagaaaattcataagacattaattaatctctaaaccccttgaacaatgataacaactttagataagagcttagagcctgaatattagtcttgaagatatgagaagtgtcgtcgagtccaagtcttgaggaaacttacaagtttccgagtatgcttatactctttcgctcgatgagcagtttaatgtttggctatctaaagtttagccggagactataagtttccaagtacttcggtaccttttcgctcgatgagcagtttattgattggctatctaaagtttagccggagactataagtttccaagtacttcggtaccttttcgctcgatgagcagtttattgattggctatctaaagtttagccgggaaccatgagttccaaagtacattttttttctttttgattaattcattttgtcgcagaatcgacgtttgccttagggtaggctttttagagacaataagttagctagaacacgtgacgacgtgtcgagtgaggtcggagacgttgtttggctaatcacttgcattcatgcactcattttgaggttaatacacggcgtgataccggacctcggtggattccaaaatggtcataagacccggatttccatatttaggacactacggtggtccttagtagcagacggaatggcagacctacgggttcactgctgatctgactacttttgtgtggtgtaagagacgcccgagcggaatggtcccactatggccggtgttagggctgactcgttggtgtccatccttcttccggaatgcattttgttacccagcattgcatttcatgcaacatacatgctgacttagttgctgagtgtgattggtacctgtttatcctatttgaggcatgctaattgttattatgatctttatattcattgtgatatatgcaaccctaggatgttatccctagacgtataagcctgagaggctaaataattattaccctatatatctggttttattatttatataattctttggagttgaccctcgcgtcttctatgtgtgtttgggcggactacgccattgtcagttgagtatggcggactggtacgagacggtcgtcccttcgggggggaccaggtttgagatgttggaccaagacaccccgggctcatgggtggtcgaccccgctggccaccgagctatctattcggggcgaataatggaggatcgcattgaccggataccaagcctgacgcacggagtttggaggcactacactatcagcttcaacttgccaccgggtgtacactgcggacctggactgggagtgccaccaccaccgtcgccttcggacgacgagtACCCCTCGGAGGGGGTGCCTGTGGGAGAGACTTCTACAGGCACTAGTTCACCCACTGTCGCGGCTGCTATAGACttgggatcgggtgcagaacccgctcgactagctgtggagaccgatgcagtcatcaacatagtcgtcttggattcaaattcagacgacgatcttggggatgcatagttgggattagtgtaggagaagcgtcttggctctgatgttgAGTCTTTCtttttgggcagggtaggtccccgacctttagcttttcttgtggttctctttacggaaatcacagagagttggttgggctaagaggtcttgttttaggccatctgggctaactcattctcattttgagggatagtgttgcagacacttgacttttcttttggtttgtacttttgcctacgggcgttactctcttttactttccgtcactggaggtttactcgtgacgtggtttacaacttacagtgggggctgtaatcatattgtatattagttctgttatcttcgttttagagtttcatctctttctgtctttacttacattatcgaaaaaaaaataattcacgtttttccgcttaagtatttctttttggttactaaagtgacgccaccgaaatcggggtgttacactcagggctgatgatgtggctatgtctcgtggagttccaatcactttggatcaacgtttgtttctgGAGCCACATGTGCTAGACATTGCCTTACcaaccagcagaacatctgctcctccaatgactgaatctggcactcaggccataattgctgaattacaggaagtttccaaggctttgcaggagacaatcagggtgagcactgccaggaagctcaaagttgatgctTTGCTACTCAAGCTGCAGGAAGATGAACGCCAAGGTGGTGTACAaagtgctgctgctacagctgctcagaaagcgggtaatgaagaggaggaaggatctgaagaaagTGCAGACGAGTCTGGGGAGGAGTCCGGTTCTGAAGCCTAGTTTGCTTTGTTCTTTTGCTattgtcttttgtttttttggtgcatcctttgcaaatttgtgctaaaaagggggagtaggtCAGAAGTCTGTGATTTCAGAAGTTTGTGTATACTGTTCAGATGATTGAGTTTTCAGAAGTTTGctgtgaagttgcttctgaTTGTGTTAGCTCTGATAGTgttggctatgtttgtttcaagaggCATTTTCTGTTAGCAGTATTTTGCTTCGTGTTAGCTCTGATAGTgttggctatgtttgtttcaagaggCATTTTCTGTTAGCAGTATTTCTGATAGCTTATGTGTTGCTAACTTCTGATAGCAGTAGTTCTGAAACAATGCATTTGATTAGCAGTATTTCTGACAGCTTATGTGTTGCCAACTCCTGAAGGCAGTACTTCTGAAACGTTACTTCTGAAACGTTATTTCTGAAACGTTACTTCTGAAACGTTACTTCTGAAACGTTACTTCTGATAGTAGTACTTCTGATCATGTGCTGCcagcttctgatggtagtatttctgatactATGATGTACAAGCTGTTCTATTTTGGTATCATCATGTGCTGAGGCTGTTTGTATTTCTGGTTTTTTGTTTGTAAGTATTTTTGTTCCGACTATGTCTTCTGAAGTATGATAGTTGGTTGTGGAGTTGCATTAgttgagggggagctctgactaagggggagaattgtttctcttgtttttatcctctctgattgtgagttgttttagacaaaatttgacaaagggggagattgttggaacatgttgccatgcattttgtcaaaacaaccgattgtcgaagcagatgccgtggcttCTGACCTCGTGAaactagggcatcagtcctcagtttgtgtttttgttgtgggccctctgaagatttactgaagatatgtttttgagttacttgaggagcaagtagctattccagaagggtttatttgttgggttgttatttgttgaaacaatctttgttcaaagattggtttctatctttacttgtgcaataagaaaccgaatctatcaagattgcgttttgaattgctgttactgtaatctgtttcttcagcccgtgccaaccctaaagcccatgctaccgctgctgaagtctataaaaggatgaagacctaaaacatgaagacggtcgaagctgatagagagagatcgagtgttttaggatttgttattgtgctttgtcctttgttagttgtgaatctgtctttgctcactgattctataaagcaaagagagattctgtgtgtttgattgcgttcaaactctacttgttcattgtgtttaccaatcactgtggcagtgattgagagaaagtgagaggggctctcatacttaggttgagattctaagtagaaatacactgggtagattaggaagtgaactatgaactgagttgttcatgagtgtctgtaattcctgaatcttgagatagtggatttcctttctttgggtgcaaaccctccagacgtaggtgaaagttttcactgaactgggttaataattactgtgtgttattgtttctgttgttaagttttgttttactgttaagcggttgtcgaacctctttcccagcatcgtgcagaaCAATCGtttcagagggaacctgaattacagaTCTCCTTGGTATGAGAAACCTAGGCCTTTTGTTTTTTAAGGTAGTTCTTAAAAAAAGTTACATTTTAGAACAACTTACAAATTTTTGAAAGGAGGGAGTATttagataattttttattatttaaagtgTGTGTAATATTCATTGACCAATTTTTGTTAGGTTTGAATTTGCATCCAAtcttaaatttgaaatttgggTCACTTAGTCCTTAGAAGATCTTTAAACCTCTCCACGCTTCATAGAGTGATTCTCCCTTGAATCATgtgattatttattattttatcctGAATAAAAAAGTCCGAAAGGTGATCAGATGCAAGTGCGAAGCATTAGAGATCAACTTGTTTGTTTTGAAAAGTGACCCATTGACTTAACTAGAGTTCCCACTCGCATGGCAGCTGGCATGACAAATTAACAATACCAAGTTAATTATCATTCATACATAGAAGATGGCAAATGAAGGTGATCACAACGGTGAACCCACATGGGGCTATGATGTTTTCATCTGTTTTAGAGGGGAAGACACACGGTACACCTTCACAGGCAACCTCTACAATGCTTTGTGCCAGAAGAAAGTGAAAACCTTCATGGATGACAAGGGGTTGAAAAGTGGCGACCATATTTCCTCTATTCTTAAAGCCTTGGAAAATTCAAGGCTAGTAGTTGTTGTTTTTTCCCAAGACTTTGCATCTTCCAC contains:
- the LOC130724924 gene encoding toll/interleukin-1 receptor-like protein, translated to MANEGDHNGEPTWGYDVFICFRGEDTRYTFTGNLYNALCQKKVKTFMDDKGLKSGDHISSILKALENSRLITENMEKKNQLVFPIFYDVDPSVPLSHEGLKSYKLSSSRTKLQTVCKIKD